The genomic interval aaaaaaggACTGTGAAGAAAaacctttttgtttatttaaaatgtaaaaaatgccAGTGGCTATTTTAAGAGTAGATAACACAAAGAACCCCTGAGTATAAGCATataaaaacatacttttctaaaagaaatatttctggtaTTCCTTGTCTCATGATTTATAACCCACGTACACTTTtacttctctgaaaaaaatcaactaaTACTGCTTTCCCCCCCCTACCCCCAGTGGTAATATTCATACTAAAGTATTCAAAATTCTaaatgaatatgaaaaaaaaattctcctttgATTTATTGGCTGAAATGACATATTCGCTACAGTTTTGAAATATAATAAGTACTTCATAACAGCTTCAATCTCACTCACCACTCTGCTGAAGTATTTGTCCAAAACTTCCACAAAATTATGAATTAGTTCATATACTGCCATCtcattctgaaatgaaaaacaactcGATATTAAATAAATAGCTAGAAAATTTAATAGTATTCTTTgtgttatttcagtttgtggTGTATGAAAAGTAACTAGAAAATACAGTAAGACCTACAACGAAGCGCAGAAGCTCAGGCCCCATGGCGAGAGGAGGTCTGGTTACCCAGCAGAGGGACCGAGAGCAGGGGAGTGCTCAGGAGCACAATGATAACAGCTCAGTCTACTGCTATAGGCTGAAGCcaaacatacattttatttcatacctctttgtatttcaaagaaataaaaacatctttttttgcAACGACTCCTTGAAATTCTGTACTTGCTCTTGCAAAAATTCCGTGCTGGAAAAAGACTTGAGTTCTTGCCCTTGACTACTACAAGCTCTCATTTCAGGACTGTATATAATTTCTTACCTCAGTCTCGTTGATTCCAACCACTATGAAGAGCGCTGCGTACTGTCGGTATACCAGCTTGAAGTCCTTATACTCAATGAAAGAGCACTAGGAAGAAGCAAAATGAGTCAAATACAGTAGCTGCCATTTAAGCACACAACAGTATTAAGCAGAGAGTACTCAAAGAGACAAAGCTTTCGTGTTCCTAGCAATGGATTTCCCAAGATTTACCAAACAATTTTGACTTGAAACAGATTTACTGGGATAACTATTACACAAAACTTTTCATCTACTGGCAGACAACTTGCTACCTCttattaaatggaaaaactgaAACGTACAGAAGCGATTTGTTCAGGTTTCTAAGACGGTCAGTATTTGCCCTAAATTTTCAATGGGAAGCACTTCCAAAATAGACCACCTCAagttcattttcatgttttaaaaaaagatcaatatttttaaataaaaaataagattattaAATTCCCAGACCTGGGGGGGAATTCACATCTTTCACCATAAAAGACAGAAGCCAGCAGATGGTGCTGTCATACACGGCTTTACAAAGTGCATCCCTTTTTTAAGTATTGCTTTCCTCAGTCCTTGAAATGGCAGCATAGCACTAGTTCTTTTGGTGAAGTTTCTGTTTGGAGATGCTTTTTCAAGCAGAATGGAGGAGGTTAATTTCTTTAGTTACTGTCAATTCTGTGAACTAAGGTACTTTATAGAAATCACCATTTtttggtgaggtttttttggaACTAAATATGCAAGGACCGCCACTCAAGAATACacataaataatgaaaagtaaAGCAGCTAACTTcagaacacaaaccaaaaaaaccctctcacAGCCCAAGTCAcagatttctcctccagtgcAAGTCAGTGTGCTCAAAAGTTCTGCTCAGTTTGGTACTTTGCTTGAAGAACCAACAGCTCAATTAAGGGAGCCACAAAAATCAAAACGTTCCTCTGAGAAAATTCACACCTTCGGAGTTTTCTGACTTCCTTGCAGAAAGCGTGAAcacttttcttaaataaaaatgccCAATACAGAGGCCTAAAAGTTTGTGTTTctaaaacctcctgtgttttagATAGTAACTTAATGATTTGGGACCCTTTCTCGTAAGTCTTTTGTTTAAACTGGGAGCTGTCAGTGCTACCCCTACTACCTTCTGACAAGGCAGGGGTAATATCTCTCCATCAGTGTCTACCAGACACGCAATTAACAGGATGAAATAAATTCTTCTTGGACTTTCTGAGCTTCttcaaacaaacacacagaatcTTTATGGCAGTGGTACACAAAATGTCAAAATCTCTGTaagcttcagaaaaacatttattcaatGCAGAATAACAGTTAATCTGACTGAAAACATAATCTAGAAACATAGTCTTTTTCTTCATGGGTACAAATGAAATAAGGACCTGCAATGGAAACCGATATGAAAGATGTTGATAGAATAAAATGGTTAGtggaaaacccacaaaacttaCCTGATCCTTTGAACGAGAGAGACAGTTTTTGATTACTTCAGCTTCTAGCATTGTCCGTTTATTAATTTCTACATGCTCATAATACCTAGAGAGCCTTGTTTGACCTTGTTTGTTTACCATAAGAAAAAATTTgatcatttctttttttttttgttgatctCAGTGCTAGATTTGAATATGGGGtacaggaaggaagaagagtaTTTctgtgagaggagaaaaaaaaaagaaaagtgcgCTTAGGAGTTATAAAATACTTGCTAAAAGCTTCCCAGCCCAGATCTGCATATATTTAGGACAGAGTTTGTAGACAAaacataaatacagaaatataatcTTTTGTCTTTGATAACTAAGGAGATATCTGTTCATGTTAATTACTCAAAACAGCTTaatctaaataaatattaaaccATGCAATGCCACTGAAATATAGTTGTAGAACAGAAATATGCCACATGCAATATACAATGAAAAAGGCTATAAAAAAGAGCACAACATATATCAGAATTGGCTTGCTAAACAACTGAAAtctttcatgttttgaaaagcatgaagaaaaggTACGCTGCACaagtaatgtttttaaatacaagttCTGGGTTATTTTCTCTGATGCCAGAAAACAATCACTGTAACATTTTCCATCTGACTCTCTACTTGGAACCCAGATTTGTTGGCCCAAATGCTCTTGAGGTTTATGCACTGGAAACACAGCAATTACCACAAAAGCTGTTTCTCTACTTCATTTCTGAAGAGTTGCTTCTTGCCTGGTGCTTTACCAAGGTATAAAGCAAATATCCTCTTCTAGTATCTCATAGCTCCTGTGAGAAAGTgcaagctggggaaaaaaataatcaggaatACACAGAATGATACAGTGTAGCTCTTCCTGTAAAAACAGTATATCTTaatgcagaaaagcaaaaggggaaaaatacaaaaaccaaaatagGTCTCGGAGGCGGCAACCTCATAGACATTTAAACGCATGCTGATTTTTTGTAATGAGGCAAGCTGCACAGGTGCTGCTTAATATTATTAACAACCCATGCATGGGTGATACCATCTAAACCTTTCAAGATACAAAAAATCCCCATATGTTGTGCTGACATTAATGATTGCttactttttattcacattgGCCAgctaattattttctgaaaggaaagcCACCTCTATTATCATCACTTGGATCTCAAGAAAGTGATCCCATTTTCCTCAGTGTACTGCAGTTTACTCCATACACAAAGTTGTTTAGATTTCTATACTAAATGTATCTTCACTAATTAGACCTGATACTGAGAGTTCATTCCTTAACTAAGTGAAGACTGATAATTTATGTGTAGTGTTATCTACAGCCTCAGAAGCATTGCCAGTAAGGAAATTGAAACCATTTGAAAGACTAAAATTTCAACTGTAAGAGCtaaagaactggaaaacaaaaaaaccctattttttttgccaaataTGCATTATTAATAGTACAAATCAGcataaatattataaaaagtAGTAGGGGCATTTATTGTCCTTGAGAAAGTACTGTATgatttaaatagttttaaaattagatGGGGAGCAGTGGTGGTGGATATCACACACCAAATTCACAAAAATCAGTcaacaataaaaggaaaattcctACAGCAGATAAAGAAGTTCCCACAGACCTATTTCAGAAAAGCATTGTGGGAGCAATTATGTTGCTGTAAAGAAACCTTCACCAAAAGATATAATTTTGTGACTAAATCCTTTTCTAACAGACACGCTGCCCTTGGACAAAAATACAGACTTAATTGTGAATTAACATCAGAGGCAAAGAGTTAAATCCTCTTCTTGCCTTGACTACGCCCTGCACACACCTCTTCAAAACAGACAACGCATTCAAAAGGGCCAGATGACCAGGACTACATTTTCTCCCTTAAATCTTCACAAGCCCCTCAGatgaaggaaaatatgaaaGGATACATCAGCTAGAAGGGAGGACTCTTGCCTTGCATTATACTACATTCACAAGAAAGATTTTGCCCATTATTCTGTAAATTCCTCTTTAATATGCTCTTGTACATAGGACACCTCCAGGAAACAGGAGTCCAGGATCAATCCTCAGGACAAGGCAGTCCGTTTGGAATCGTGAGTCCCA from Columba livia isolate bColLiv1 breed racing homer chromosome 5, bColLiv1.pat.W.v2, whole genome shotgun sequence carries:
- the AP4S1 gene encoding AP-4 complex subunit sigma-1 isoform X2, producing the protein MIKFFLMVNKQGQTRLSRYYEHVEINKRTMLEAEVIKNCLSRSKDQCSFIEYKDFKLVYRQYAALFIVVGINETENEMAVYELIHNFVEVLDKYFSRVSELDIMFNLDRVHIILDEMVLNGCIVETNRNRILAPLLVLDKVAES
- the AP4S1 gene encoding AP-4 complex subunit sigma-1 isoform X1 produces the protein MIKFFLMVNKQGQTRLSRYYEHVEINKRTMLEAEVIKNCLSRSKDQCSFIEYKDFKLVYRQYAALFIVVGINETENEMAVYELIHNFVEVLDKYFSRVSELDVSFSIMFNLDRVHIILDEMVLNGCIVETNRNRILAPLLVLDKVAES